In Coriobacteriia bacterium, the genomic stretch TGGGATGGCTCGGGCTACCCCGATGGCTTGGTTGGCGTGGAGATTCCGTTCGAGGCGCGCCTGCTGTGCGTGTGTGACGCGTACGAGGCGATGAGCTCGGATCGTTCGTATCGGTCGGCGATGTCGCTAGACGCTGCCGCGGCCGAGATTGCTCGCTGCGCGGGTACGCAGTTCGACCCTGAGCTCGCCAAGCGCTTCCTCGAGATGTTGCGCGCCGAGGAGGCCCAGCCGCACCCCGCGCCGAGCGAGTCGCTTGCTCAGCGACCGCAAGACGTGGGAGGCTGGGTTCCGCTTGGGGGAGTGGGCCCCGAGCGCGGGTAGTCTGGTAGGCACGACCGCGAGCGGAGACTTATGGGGAGCGGGGCACCGTCTAAAGCGCGCATGGGGCGCATCGTAACCATCGCGTGGCTGTTGGTTCCCGCCATCGTGGTCGCGTTCGTCGGGCTTCGCATGCTCCCCGGAACGGTGCCACTCCTGCTCGCGCAGTTGCTGTTGCTGGCGCCCATCGCCGCCGCGGCCGTTGCCGCCGAGGTTGCCTACTCCGTCGGTCCTCCTGGAATGGAGCACCGGGCGTGGGGCATCGTGTCGCTCACGGCGCTCGTGCTGCTGTTCTCGGAGGGCTACTACAGCGTCTATCAGGTGTTCGTCAATCCGGCTGGACCGCCTTCGCCCTCGGTCTACGACGCGCTGAACCTGCTGGCGGCGCTCATGATTGCCGTCGGAATAGCGCAGATTGCCGGCGTCGGCCGGCTGGGAGTCGCCGAACGCTTGCGCCTGGCCTTTGACACGATCGCGTTCAGCGCGGTCACGTTCCTCGGCCTGTACCATTTCCTTGCGAAGCGGATCTCGCCTGAGACGCCATGGTTGGAGTCGGCCCGTTGGACCGCCTACTCACTCGTGGGCGTCCTCATTCTTATCGGAACGGTGTGGCTGGTTTCGGGAGCGCGCTCCGGCATCGAGCGGCGTCTGATGACGCTGATGGGCCTGGCGCTCGGGATCTTTGCAACAGGCATGCTGCTCTGGCCGTTGTGGCGAGCGGGCACGCAGTCCGCCGACCACGTCGCGCTCGACGCGCTCATGGGCGGCATCTACCTGACCGGGTACTGCCTGCTGATGATGGCTGGGCTGACGCGACTGCGCTATCGAGACCTGGGATGGCGCTCCTCCAACTCGCGGCTGCCGAACACCGAGGGCGTCTGGGTCTCAACGCTGCTCTCGCTCTACGTGCTGATAGGTGCTGGGTTTGTCGGCTGGTGGATCTACACCACTCAGGGGCCT encodes the following:
- a CDS encoding GGDEF domain-containing protein, which translates into the protein MGRIVTIAWLLVPAIVVAFVGLRMLPGTVPLLLAQLLLLAPIAAAAVAAEVAYSVGPPGMEHRAWGIVSLTALVLLFSEGYYSVYQVFVNPAGPPSPSVYDALNLLAALMIAVGIAQIAGVGRLGVAERLRLAFDTIAFSAVTFLGLYHFLAKRISPETPWLESARWTAYSLVGVLILIGTVWLVSGARSGIERRLMTLMGLALGIFATGMLLWPLWRAGTQSADHVALDALMGGIYLTGYCLLMMAGLTRLRYRDLGWRSSNSRLPNTEGVWVSTLLSLYVLIGAGFVGWWIYTTQGPHADLQLYTSLALGATFALVARTGVTAIETVLARSAADLDPVTGVPGARTFARRTDEALSQAHDSGDPVSLIVFDMDAFSQVNSALGHSGGDRVLAQVAEVVRSAAQGRGDLYRLSADAFALLCPIEEGQAAVLSAEILSVIRSLVPLEGQTLSASLGVAGCIDGECSRDELLGRANAAQAWAKYHGKGRVVRFDERIVRALGVEERLR